The following coding sequences lie in one Arachis ipaensis cultivar K30076 chromosome B03, Araip1.1, whole genome shotgun sequence genomic window:
- the LOC107632330 gene encoding peroxiredoxin-2F, mitochondrial-like, translated as MHNKFLIEDSIYDYVRGRHRLLFTAASARMRKYIENIDKFKAKGIVSVSCVAVNDPYTMNAWVEKLQANSAIEFYGDFDGSFHKSLDLVTDLSSALLGTRSKRWSAYVVDGKVKALNVEEATSDVKVSGADTILGQI; from the coding sequence ATGCACAATAAATTTCTCATAGAGGATTCCATCTATGACTATGTTAGGGGAAGGCACAGGTTGCTATTCACGGCTGCGTCTGCACGGATGCGGAAGTACATCGAAAATATTGATAAGTTTAAGGCCAAAGGGATTGTTTCTGTTAGTTGTGTGGCTGTTAATGATCCATATACTATGAATGCTTGGGTAGAGAAGCTTCAAGCCAATAGTGCTATTGAGTTTTATGGAGACTTCGACGGGAGCTTTCACAAAAGCTTAGATTTAGTTACTGATCTCTCTAGTGCTTTGCTTGGAACTCGATCCAAGAGGTGGTCAGCATACGTGGTAGATGGAAAAGTGAAAGCTCTTAATGTTGAAGAAGCTACATCCGATGTCAAGGTTTCTGGCGCAGACACCATTTTGGGACAGATTTAA